From the genome of Leptodactylus fuscus isolate aLepFus1 chromosome 1, aLepFus1.hap2, whole genome shotgun sequence, one region includes:
- the LOC142189574 gene encoding olfactory receptor 11H4-like: MTFENYTTIKEFYLIEFHVSQKLQLFLFFLFLIMYVSTITGNTLIIIVIWQSSKLHSPMYIFLANFAFMEICYSSVTVPKMLIDFVSSCRQISVIGCITQLYFFFVLGAIENYFLAVMAFDRYLAICNPLRYAAIMGNRFCHQLALMSWLVSFTGSFVPIYLLSKLSFCGGNEIDNFFCDASPIFRLSCTDTSILKTYFFSLVWIIVFSCLFFIILSYIQIILAVLKIPSNSGRKKTFSTCGSHFIVVILYYGSVISMYVRPHHGSTFVFDKCLSVFYAIITPFLNPIIYSLRNQNIREAIKSYSKFF; the protein is encoded by the coding sequence ATGACATTTGAAAATTATACTACAATAAAAGAATTTTACCTCATTGAATTCCATGTCAGCCAGAAACTACAGCTATTTCTCTTTTTCCTCTTTCTCATAATGTATGTGTCTACTATTACTGGGAACACACTCATTATTATTGTCATCTGGCAAAGTTCCAAACTTCACAGTCCAATGTACATATTCCTTGCTAATTTTGCTTTCATGGAAATCTGTTATTCCTCAGTTACTGTGCCCAAAATGTTGATAGATTTTGTATCTAGCTGTAGACAAATATCAGTTATTGGCTGCATTACCCAACTATATTTCTTCTTTGTTCTGGGTGCCATTGAAAACTACTTTCTGGCAGTAATGGCTTTTGATCGCTATTTGGCAATTTGCAATCCACTGCGATATGCGGCGATTATGGGTAACAGATTTTGCCATCAGTTGGCATTGATGTCTTGGCTGGTCAGTTTCACAGGATCATTTGTTCCTATTTATCTTTTGAGTAAATTATCTTTTTGTGGTGGGAATGAGATTGATAATTTTTTCTGTGATGCTTCCCCAATTTTCAGACTATCTTGTACTGACACATCCATTCTAAAAACCTACTTTTTCAGTCTGGTGTGGATCATTGTGTTCAGTTGTTTATTCTTTATAATTTTATCCTACATACAGATTATTTTAGCGGTTTTAAAGATACCTTCTAACAGTGGTCGGAAAAAGACATTCTCTACGTGCGGATCTCATTTTATTGTGGTTATTTTGTATTATGGTTCAGTTATATCAATGTATGTAAGGCCACATCATGGATCCACTTTTGTATTTGATAAATGTCTTTCAGTATTTTATGCAATTATTACTCCATTTTTAAATCCTATAATTTATAGTCTAAGGAACCAAAACATTAGGGAAGCAATAAAATCATACAGTAAATTTTTTTGA